One stretch of Cohnella algarum DNA includes these proteins:
- the ispG gene encoding flavodoxin-dependent (E)-4-hydroxy-3-methylbut-2-enyl-diphosphate synthase codes for MFLRTETVPVRVGNLTIGGNNQVLLQSMCTTKTADVKATVAEIKRLEEAGCQLVRVTVNNKEAAEAIKAIKREISIPLVADIHFDYRLALAAIENGIDKVRINPGNIGRREKVEAVVKACKERGIPIRIGVNAGSLENHLLEKYGYPTAEAMVESALFHIGILEELDFHDIIVSLKASDVPMAISAYMKAAEVIKYPLHLGITEAGTLFSGTVKSSAGLGVLLNAGIGNTMRISLSADPVEEIKVARELLKTFGLITDAPTLVSCPTCGRLDIDLFSVANEVEEYLSKLKVPIKVSVLGCAVNGPGEAREADIGIAGARGEGMLFRYGEMVRKVPESELVSELKREIDEIARVYGETGVIPGRKH; via the coding sequence ATGTTCTTACGAACCGAGACGGTGCCCGTTCGCGTGGGGAACCTGACGATCGGCGGAAACAATCAAGTTCTTCTGCAAAGCATGTGCACGACGAAGACGGCGGACGTCAAGGCGACCGTAGCGGAAATCAAGCGGCTGGAGGAAGCCGGCTGTCAATTGGTGCGCGTAACCGTCAACAACAAGGAAGCCGCCGAAGCGATCAAAGCGATCAAACGGGAAATCTCCATTCCGCTCGTCGCGGATATTCATTTCGATTACCGTTTGGCGCTGGCGGCCATCGAGAACGGCATCGACAAGGTCCGGATCAATCCGGGCAATATCGGACGCCGCGAGAAGGTCGAGGCCGTCGTCAAAGCCTGCAAAGAGCGGGGCATTCCGATCCGGATCGGCGTGAACGCCGGTTCGCTGGAAAATCACCTCCTCGAAAAGTACGGCTACCCGACGGCGGAAGCGATGGTGGAGAGCGCCCTTTTTCATATCGGCATTCTGGAAGAACTCGATTTTCACGACATTATCGTTTCCTTGAAAGCGTCGGACGTTCCGATGGCCATCTCCGCCTACATGAAAGCGGCGGAAGTGATCAAATATCCGCTTCACCTGGGGATTACGGAAGCGGGGACGCTGTTTTCCGGCACGGTCAAAAGCTCGGCCGGCCTCGGCGTTCTGCTGAACGCGGGAATCGGCAACACGATGCGCATCAGCCTGAGCGCCGACCCGGTGGAAGAGATCAAAGTCGCCCGCGAACTGCTTAAAACGTTCGGCCTCATTACCGACGCGCCGACGCTCGTTTCGTGCCCGACCTGCGGCCGCCTCGATATCGATTTGTTTTCGGTGGCGAACGAGGTCGAGGAGTATTTGTCCAAGCTGAAAGTTCCGATCAAGGTTTCGGTGCTCGGCTGCGCGGTCAACGGGCCGGGCGAAGCGCGCGAAGCCGATATCGGCATCGCAGGAGCCCGCGGCGAAGGCATGCTGTTCCGCTACGGCGAAATGGTCCGCAAAGTGCCGGAGAGCGAACTCGTCAGCGAACTGAAGCGGGAGATCGACGAAATCGCCCGGGTATACGGCGAAACCGGCGTTATCCCCGGCCGGAAGCATTGA